Proteins co-encoded in one Lates calcarifer isolate ASB-BC8 linkage group LG17, TLL_Latcal_v3, whole genome shotgun sequence genomic window:
- the igfbp3 gene encoding insulin-like growth factor-binding protein 3: MPGLCVLCLAAVLAAFARLVGTVGPVVRCEPCDAGALLQCKPLPKDCAERVREPGCGCCMTCALVEGQACGVYTARCGSVLTCLPQPGESRPLQALLEGRGVCSSAASKKLNSILIPAQKHDNGGNQVEDGCANVTQTMTVLPSVPTVKGGHSRGSMDTRPPLHNKLIQKDQNKKTQSYKVESVSGGANMDMHNFSLESKRETEYGPCRREMESILNSLKISNVLNPRGFRIPNCDRKGFYKKKQCRPSKGRRRGYCWCVDKYGQPLPGLDGRERGETQCYNLESK, encoded by the exons ATGCCCGGTCTCTGTGTGCTTTGTCTCGCCGCCGTGCTGGCTGCGTTCGCCCGGCTCGTCGGCACCGTGGGGCCGGTGGTCCGCTGCGAGCCGTGCGACGCCGGGGCGCTCCTGCAGTGCAAGCCCCTGCCGAAGGACTGCGCGGAGCGGGTGAGGGAGCCCGGCTGCGGCTGCTGCATGACGTGCGCCCTCGTCGAGGGACAGGCGTGTGGAGTGTACACGGCGCGCTGCGGCTCCGTCTTGACCTGCCTGCCCCAGCCGGGGGAGAGCCGACCCCTGCAAGCTCTGCTGGAGGGACGGGGAGTGTGCTCCAGTGCCGCGTCCAAAAAACTCAACAGCATTCTCATACCGGCGCAAAAACACG ATAATGGTGGAAATCAGGTAGAAGACGGTTGTGCCAACGTGACCCAGACAATGACAGTGCTGCCCAGCGTACCGACTGTGAAGGGTGGACACAGTCGGGGGTCCATGGACACCAGGCCTCCACTGCACAACAAACTGATCCAGAAAGATCAGAACAAGAAGACGCAGAGCTACAAGGTGGAATCTGTGTCAGGAGGAGCCAATATGGACATGCACAACTTCTCCCTGGAGAGCAAGAGGGAGACTGAGTAT GGGCCATGTCGACGGGAGATGGAGAGCATCCTGAACAGTCTTAAAATCAGCAACGTGCTCAACCCGAGAGGCTTCCGCATACCCAACTGTGACAGAAAGGGCTTCTACAAGAAAAAACAG tGCCGTCCATCCAAAGGCAGGAGGCGGGGATACTGCTGGTGCGTGGACAAATACGGGCAGCCTCTGCCCGGCCTGGATGGCAGGGAGCGGGGCGAGACGCAGTGCTACAACCTGGAGAGCAAATGA